The genomic segment GGTAAAGAGCACATTTCTAACGCTCAAACAGTTTTCACCTTTCTCCGCTAAAAAATAAAAGATTTAGCTTTCTCAAAGTCAGGGGAAGAGCTGTTGAGAATGTAGTTTTTCTCTTTGATTTATTTATTTCTTATATTTTTACCTTCAAGAAAAAGAGAAAATATTTTACAGGAAAACGTGGAGAATAGTTCTGACTTTGTTGAAGCCGAGTGTTTATTTTGGGGAATGCTAGTAACAGTTTACTCATTTAAGCATTTAGTTAATTAGGTAAACTCGTATCTAGATGATATTATTCGTTAACAAATTTACCATTTTTACATTTTCCAAAACTTTTGAAAAAAAGTTTTGCACTATCTTTATTTTTAGTAGAAAAAGTTATAGTATTATGTTTATTATCTTCTGCCATGTTCTCTCTTATTCTTATGTCAAAGAAAATCACAGTATCTTCTACTATTAATCCAAGTCTAGAATTGATATGTTCTGTTATATCATTTAATTTTTTTCGACCTTTTTTATTATAAGTAAATTTTATTGAGTTATCTTTTAACGTAATTTTCTCAGCATCTTCACAAGTTAAAGCTATCTTATTTTCAATAGTAAAAAATGTATTTGTTGAAGAAAATAAATATATATTAACAATAAGTAATGTAGATAATATTTTCATAAAAACCTTTCTTTTAGCTTATTTGACAAGTGACTATTTGTCCTGTGAAATGACTTTTTAAACTTACCCGTAAATGAAAACAATCTTCTGGAATATCTATAATTTTACTTGCTGGAGCTACAAATTCAATAGGAATAAATGAAGTTGGTAAATGGACACGGACGGTAAATGTAGCAGGTGTCGATGAATCTGTATCAAATGATAATTTCACTTTCAGAGCATTTCCACAGTATTCTTCTATTTTAACTTCGTCTCCCCAAAAAAAAGGAGGCGCATGTAAGGTTACTGTTTTCATAGAACTCCTTAGATTATTAATATAATAATATCTTTTATTATATTAATAATCCATTAAAAACTTACAGCAAAAAAAATGAATCTCAATTTTTTATAATATAACTATCTATAAAAGAAATCAATTATTATAAAACGTGGAGCGTGTTTCTGCCTTTGTTGAAGCCGAGCGTTTATTTTTTGTTTCGAAACAGCCTGAAACTGTCTGAACGTTAAGAAACGTGCTCTTTAGCACGTTTTAGAGAGTTTTGCAAGGCAGAAACACAAAATAATAAGTGAGGGAAGCTGTAAGCCTTCAACAACCGTCAGTTGCTTTCTTGTTTCTTCTTTCCAATAAAAGAAGAAAAAAAACGAATGCGCTAGCTTTCATGAGTTCTATAATTATGAACTTTTGTGAATATAGTTATTCATTAGATTTGATTATCTTTAGTATATATTTAGAAAATATAAATGGCGGATTAGGGATGAGAAAAAAAGTGGATGAATAAAAGAAGATGGTTTTAAATAAAAAGAATAAAAAGAAAGAAAATCTTTCTTTTTATTTATTCTGGTTTTGGCTGTGGTAAAACCAAGTTTAGAACGATACCAATAATAGCACCTAATCCAATTCCTGAAAATGCAATATCAAAGAAATTAAAATTCATTCCTCCAATTGAAAATACTAGGATAATTGAGATAATCGCCATGTTTCTTGGGCAAGAAAAATCAGGTTTGTCTTTCACTAAAGTAGAGATTCCAATACTAGCAATCATACCAAATAATAAAAGCATAATTCCACCCATTACTGGTGTTGGAATAGTAGCTAAAATTCCTCCTAATTTACCAACAAATGCAAGTACAATAGCTGCTAGTGCTGCCCAAGTCATAATGGCTGGGTTAAACGCTTTTGTTAGTGTAACTGCTCCTGTTACTTCTGAATACGTAGTATTTGGAGGACCTCCTAATAAAGAAGCAGCTGATGTTGCTAATCCATCTCCTAAAAGAGTATTTTTTAAACCTGGATTTTCTAAATAATCTTTTTTGGTTACATTTGAAATAGCCAACATATCACCAATATGCTCAATAGCAGGTGCAATAGCAATAGGTAAGATAAAAATAATAGCTTCTAAATTAAATTCAGGTGCTACAAAAGCAGGCATTGCAAACCAAGGTGCATCAGCTACTGTTTGAAAATCAACCAACCCAAAATATAAAGAAGCAGCATATCCAGCTAAAATTCCTAATAAAATTGGAATAAGTTTAAGTACACCTTTTGCCATTAAAGATACAAAAATAGTAACAAATAAAGCCAACATTGAAATAATCATAGCTTGATCTTGTGGAACTAAAACAAAAGCCCCATCTCCTGATTTTCCCATTGCTAAATTAACAGCTACGGGTGCTAAAATAAGACCAATACTCATAATTACAGGCCCTACAACAATAGCAGGTAATAATTTATGAATAAAACCACTTCCTCTTAATCTGATTAATAATGAAAGTACTACGTAAAATATTCCCGCAGCAACAAGTCCAGACATTGTTCCAGCAATACCCCACTTTTGTACTCCATAAGAAATAGGAGCAATAAAAGCAAAAGAAGATGCTAAAAAAATTGGGGGAACGTTTTTTCTATTTACTACTTGAAAAATCAAAGTTCCAAGTCCTGCTGTAAACAGTGCAACATTGGGATCAAGTCCCGTTAAAATTGGAACTAATACAAGCGCTCCAAATGCAACAAAAAGAAACTGTAAACCTAATAAGCTGTCTTTTAATCTAAAATTGTAGGCGGTTTTTTCCATACTATACCTTTTTTATTGAGTTTTCAAATTATAGCAAATTTTTCTCAAAAAGTATTTAGCATTAATGGCTTATATTGTATAATACGAAAATTAAATAATTTATCTTCTTTTGAAGATAGAAAAGAAGAATAGGAATAAATATGTATCAAGAGAGTACCAACGTTGTTGTAAAACACTTAGTTAACCGTTTAAGAGATGTAAGAACTGCTTCTAATGAATTCAGAATGACTATTGAAGAGATATCAAGAATAATTGCAGCAGAAGCATTATGTGACTTTGAAACAGTAAGTCAAAATATCAATACTTGGCAAGGTTCATTAGATGTACAAATGATTGAAGTACAAAAGCTGGTTTTAGTTCCTATTTTAAGAGCTGGGGAACCTATGTTAACTGGTATTTTAAAAACACTTCCTTATGCAAGAAGTGGATTTTTAGCGATGAAAAGAGATGAAGAAACGTCTTTATCAAAACTTTTTTATGAAAACATTCCAAACCTAGAAGGAAGAACTGTTTTATTACTTGACCCAATGGTTGCAACTGGGGGTTCTTTAATAGATGGAATTGATTTTTTAAAAGGGAAAAATCCAAAAAGAATTATTTCATTAAATGTTCTTGGTTCTCCTGAAGGCATCAAAAAAGTGCAAGAAGCACATCCTGATGTAGATATTTATATTGCACAAATTGATGAGCGTTTAGATGAAAATAACTATATCAGACCTGGTCTTGGGGATGCAGGGGATAGAGCGTTTAATACGAACGACTAAATAATTCAAAATATAAAATTAATATTAATTAACACAATTAATATTAATTTATTATATTTTTATAATAAATAAGCTAAAATCATGTTTTAAATCAAGGTAAAATATCTTCTTTTATTTTATACTTCATAAAATAATCACTTAGGTTAAACATGCAAAAACAACTCATTCAAAAATATAATATCCCAGGCCCTAGATATACCAGTTACCCTACTGTTCCTTTTTGGGATAAAGAAGGTATTTCTATACAAGATTGGACCAGTTCTTTTCAAAAATCTTTTATAAAAAGCAATGAAAAAGAAGGAATTTCTTTATACATTCACCTGCCCTTTTGTGAGAGTTTATGTACTTTTTGTGCCTGTCATAAAATCATTACTAAAAAACACGAAAAAGAAGAAGACTATATTCAGACACTTCTAAAAGAATGGGCTTTGTATGTTGCTTTATTTCCCCAAAAAGCCATTATTAAAGAGCTGCATTTAGGTGGAGGAACGCCTACTTTTTTTTCTTCAAAAAATTTAAAGATATTAATTGATGGTATTTTAGAACTTTCCTGTAAACATGAAAATCATGAATTTTCTTTTGAAGGACATCCAGGGAATACCACAAAAGAACAATTACAAACGCTTTTTGATTTGGGTTTCTCAAGAGTTAGTTTTGGGGTTCAAGATTATAATGAAAAAGTACAAAAAGCTATTCATAGAAATCAAAGTTTTAAACAAGTAGAACAAGTTACGCTTTGGGCAAGAGAAATTGGTTATAAATCTATTAGCCATGATTTGATTTTTGGTTTACCTTTTCAAACAAAAGAAAATGTGATTCATACTATAAATAAAACAAAAGAATTACAACCTGATCGAATTTCATTTTATTCTTATGCCCATGTACCTTGGATTAAAGGTCTTGGTCAACGTGGTTATGATGAAAAAGATTTACCAAAAGATGAAATAAAAAGAGAACTTTATGAAATAGGAAAAGAACTTTTTGCGCAAATGGGATACAACGAAATTGGAATGGATCATTTTTCTTTAAAAACAGACTCTTTATATAAAGCAACACAAGAAAATACTCTACACCGTAACTTTATGGGATATACGGCTAATAAAACACTTTTAATGGTGGGCTTAGGTATGTCTTCTATTAGTGATTCTTGGTATGGTTTTGCACAAAATGCAAAAGATATAAAAGAGTATACATCTTTAGTTAATGATGGTATTTTACCTATTTTTAAAGGGCATTTATTAAGTAAAGAAGATTTATCCATTAGGCAACATATTTTAAATATTATGTGCAGTTTTAAAACCACTTGGAACAATGAAGAAAGTTATATAAAAAGTTTGGCAGAATCCTTAGCTTTATTGGAGGAAATGCAAAATGATGGTCTTGTAGATATAAATGAAGATGGTTTAAGTATTCCTTCTAATGCAAGACCTTTTATAAGAAATATTTGTATGGCTTTTGATAAACATCTAATACATGCTAAACCACAAACAAAACTTTTTTCAATGACTATTTAAATATAGTCTTTGGGGGATGAATAAAGATAAGAAAAACCTTCTTTTCTAAGTTTATCACTACTTATTATTCGATTTTTATAGTCTTTCTTAGTTGAAAAATGTACGCTTAAAAAGTCATATTTTTTAGCATTATAATCGTATATTTCTTTTTTACATAAATGAAGAGGTGAACAAAGATTATAAATACCTTCTAAATCATTCTTAAGTGCATATTTGATAGCACCTATTACATCGTCTCTGTGTACATAATTTACTTTTTCCTTGGCACAAGTAAGGGTTTTATTGCTAAAATATTTTCCTGCGATTCTATTGTAGCCCATCAACCCAGCGCATCTAAAAATAAGATCTGTTCTCTTAGCGACTTGTTTTTCTGCACATAATGCAAGATTAGAGCTATCAAATAAAAGAGTAAAATCTTCTTTATATTCCCCTTCTTTTTTCGGATAAACAGAAGTAGTAGAAATGAAAATCACTTTAGTTTTTTTAGGAATTTGTTTATAAATTTTTTCTAATAAAAGTAAATAGTTTTCAGCTTTAGAAGGGGGAATATTTATAAATAAAATATCACAAGCTAAAAAATCATCCAAAGAAGATAAATTCTTATCGTTAAGTAAATACGCATCAAAACCTTCTTCTTTTAGTTTTTCAAAACTAAAAGAAGAGCTAACGCTGCATTTTAAATGATAATCTTTTTTGATACTATTAGCTAAAGCAAGACCTAACCAACCACAGCCTAGAATAGAAAAGTTTTTCACTTATTCTCTTTTAGTTCTTTTATTTCTTGCCTCAATGCCTGCATTTCTGTAATTAAAATATCCAGTTTTTTTGAATCTTCATGAAGTTCTTCTTTTAATTCTGCATCTTGGAGTTTCTGCATTTCGCCAATAATAACAGCAACAAAAAGATTAAAAAATACAAAAGCAGCAATTATAATAAAAGAAACAAAATAAATCCAAGCCCAAGGATGTACTTCCATAGCTTCATACATTACATCTGTCCAGTCTTCAAAAGTAAGTACTCTAAACAGCGTTAGCATAGATACTAAAAAATCACTCCATAAACCAGAAGGCAAAGCTTCAAAATAGAAATTTCCAATAATGGCATAAATATAAAATATGATAAACATTAAAATAACAATATCAATAATAGAAGGAATTGCTTTAATTAACATATCAATTATTTTTTTAAGTTCTGGACGTGAGGTAAATACTCTTAATACTCTAAAGACCCTCATTAATCTTGCAATTGCTGCAAAATCAGAACCTTGAAGTGGTAATAAGGTTATAAAAACAATAGTAAAATCAAATAGATTCCAACCTGATTTAAAAAAGTTTGAGAACTTCTTTTCAGATACCATCTTAATTGCCAATTCTAAAACAAAATAAATAGTAACAAAATAATCTGCAAACACTAAGAATAATGAATAAGAGCTCTCAACATCACCAAGGGTTTTAAAACCAAGAACACAAGCATATAATAGAATGATAATGGTTGTTAGATTAGAAAAGGCCCTTGAGTCCCTAATTTTAATTATTCTATTTAATGGGCTCAAGTTTTAAGTCCTTTAAAATGGCATAAAATAAAATAAACCAACCAATAATCATTAAAGCTCCTCCAATAGGAGTAATTGCACCTAAAATTGCTTTTTCTAAAAAAACCAAAGCATATAAAGAAGCAGCAAAAACAAGGGTTCCAATAAAAATAAAATACGCACTTATTTTGATTTTTTTAGAATTAGGAAGTAGAATTGAGATAAACGCTAGAGCAAATAAACCCAATATATTATAAAAAGTATACGATACAGCAGTATGATAAATAGCTAAATAATATTCATTTAAAATATCTTTTACCGCATGTGCACCAAAAGCACCTAGAATAATATTTATTGCCATCATAAAACTTGCTAGTAGAAGTATAAACTTTGTAGTATTCGTAATTTTCAAATTAGTCCTTTAATATAATTAATATTAAAGGGATTATAGCTAAAAACAATTAATGATTTATGAGGATATTTTATTTTCTTCTGGAAGATTTTTTTCTTTCTTTTCTTTTTTCTCTTTCTTTTTTGAAGAGAAACCTGAACCTTTTTTTTCTTTTTTTACAAGATTTAGTTCATTAATTAAACTTTTGTAATCAATATTTTCTTTATTCATATAAGCAAAACATGCTGCAATAGAAGCAATAGCATTGGGCACTTCTTTTTTCTTTTTATACGCTTGTATATTTTTCTCACTTACTTTGATTACGTCAGTGAATTTAGGAATACTTAATTCCGCATCTAAGAGTAGTTTTTTAAAATCAATAAAAGTCATTTTTCATCCATTATTTATATATTTTTCTTATTATAATCAATTTGCAATAAAAAAGATATAAAAAAATAATAATATATAGCTTTTAGCTATATATTATAACTATTTCCTACATATTTTTGATATCTGTTATATAAATTCCAATAAACAATAGGGATATTTAAGATAATATCCTTAGGAATAGAATAAACTTCGACATCTGTATGTGCACTGTATTCATACAATAAAGCATTTTCTTCTAAAATATTCTCTTCATTAAAAAAGTCATTTTCATGAATTATATTTGTTTCATATTTTTCTTTGTTTTTTTCCAAACATTTTTTAACACTTCCTTTTATAACAAGATTTAAACAATCGTTTGTATTCGTAATTTTCTCACCTTTTAAAAATCCTAGAACAGTAAAACTTTTAACAATTTTACTTTGTACTTGATACGACAAGGATTCAGAAAAAATATCAAATCGGTTTAATAAGTCATGTTTTGTAATTTTATCTTCTAAAGATTCTTCTAAAGAATTGTTTTTAATAAAATACATATACACAGATTTTGGAATTACCAAAGCTTTTACATAAGAATCTGTTCTATACGTATTTTCTGGTAAATCATCTATTAAAGCAATATCATCTCCAATAAAAGAGCCAGAATAAATATATTTGGAAACTTGTTCAAACATAGAAATTTTTTCAACTGTTCCTGATAAAATTAAGAATACCTCTTTCAGTTCAGATTTTTCTTTTAACATAATGGTGCCTGGATTAAAAGTAACAATATCACAATTTAATAAACGCTCAATTTCATGAATAGAAACTTCATCAAAAGCATCTCTTACATAAGAGAAAGCATCTCTTCTTAAATAATCTTTATTAGAAGAAACCAATACATCTACGGAACCAAAAGAAGCTTCTGAGCCAATTACTTTTTGAATTT from the Campylobacteraceae bacterium genome contains:
- a CDS encoding DUF423 domain-containing protein, producing the protein MMAINIILGAFGAHAVKDILNEYYLAIYHTAVSYTFYNILGLFALAFISILLPNSKKIKISAYFIFIGTLVFAASLYALVFLEKAILGAITPIGGALMIIGWFILFYAILKDLKLEPIK
- the hemN gene encoding oxygen-independent coproporphyrinogen III oxidase codes for the protein MQKQLIQKYNIPGPRYTSYPTVPFWDKEGISIQDWTSSFQKSFIKSNEKEGISLYIHLPFCESLCTFCACHKIITKKHEKEEDYIQTLLKEWALYVALFPQKAIIKELHLGGGTPTFFSSKNLKILIDGILELSCKHENHEFSFEGHPGNTTKEQLQTLFDLGFSRVSFGVQDYNEKVQKAIHRNQSFKQVEQVTLWAREIGYKSISHDLIFGLPFQTKENVIHTINKTKELQPDRISFYSYAHVPWIKGLGQRGYDEKDLPKDEIKRELYEIGKELFAQMGYNEIGMDHFSLKTDSLYKATQENTLHRNFMGYTANKTLLMVGLGMSSISDSWYGFAQNAKDIKEYTSLVNDGILPIFKGHLLSKEDLSIRQHILNIMCSFKTTWNNEESYIKSLAESLALLEEMQNDGLVDINEDGLSIPSNARPFIRNICMAFDKHLIHAKPQTKLFSMTI
- the upp gene encoding uracil phosphoribosyltransferase, with amino-acid sequence MYQESTNVVVKHLVNRLRDVRTASNEFRMTIEEISRIIAAEALCDFETVSQNINTWQGSLDVQMIEVQKLVLVPILRAGEPMLTGILKTLPYARSGFLAMKRDEETSLSKLFYENIPNLEGRTVLLLDPMVATGGSLIDGIDFLKGKNPKRIISLNVLGSPEGIKKVQEAHPDVDIYIAQIDERLDENNYIRPGLGDAGDRAFNTND
- a CDS encoding uracil-xanthine permease; protein product: MEKTAYNFRLKDSLLGLQFLFVAFGALVLVPILTGLDPNVALFTAGLGTLIFQVVNRKNVPPIFLASSFAFIAPISYGVQKWGIAGTMSGLVAAGIFYVVLSLLIRLRGSGFIHKLLPAIVVGPVIMSIGLILAPVAVNLAMGKSGDGAFVLVPQDQAMIISMLALFVTIFVSLMAKGVLKLIPILLGILAGYAASLYFGLVDFQTVADAPWFAMPAFVAPEFNLEAIIFILPIAIAPAIEHIGDMLAISNVTKKDYLENPGLKNTLLGDGLATSAASLLGGPPNTTYSEVTGAVTLTKAFNPAIMTWAALAAIVLAFVGKLGGILATIPTPVMGGIMLLLFGMIASIGISTLVKDKPDFSCPRNMAIISIILVFSIGGMNFNFFDIAFSGIGLGAIIGIVLNLVLPQPKPE
- a CDS encoding ion transporter, with the protein product MSPLNRIIKIRDSRAFSNLTTIIILLYACVLGFKTLGDVESSYSLFLVFADYFVTIYFVLELAIKMVSEKKFSNFFKSGWNLFDFTIVFITLLPLQGSDFAAIARLMRVFRVLRVFTSRPELKKIIDMLIKAIPSIIDIVILMFIIFYIYAIIGNFYFEALPSGLWSDFLVSMLTLFRVLTFEDWTDVMYEAMEVHPWAWIYFVSFIIIAAFVFFNLFVAVIIGEMQKLQDAELKEELHEDSKKLDILITEMQALRQEIKELKENK